The sequence GAGTCAGGCCGCGGCGATCCGGAGCACGATGCGCGCCGGCCGCTCGGCCGCCCGCCCCTCGGCGACGTGCTCCAGATCACCCGCGTGCGGCCGCGGCGATCCGGAACACGATCCGCCCGCGCCCGCCCGACCCGCCCGCGCTCGACCCGCCCGCGCCCGCCCGACCCGCCCGCGCCCGACCCGCCCGCGCCCGCCCGACCCGCCCGGGGCCACGCGACTCGCCCTCACCGCCCCCAAAGATGCCCCCCGGGAATGATTCGCGCCCGCATTGGAATACCCGGAATCCCGGTAGTCCTTTGCTAGTTTTGATCCACCGGCTGCGTGGCCCCGTGCGTCCGCGGCGGCCACCTCTCCCGGACGGATCGCCGCGATGAGCACCCCCGCAGACAGCGCCACCACCGCCGGCCCGCCGGTGCCCGAGCTCCCCGACCTCGAGGCGTCGTCGGCCGCCGAGGTCGTCGCCTGGGCGCTGGACGAGTACCACCCGCAGATCGCGCTGGCGTGCTCGTTCCAGAAGGAGGAGTCCGTCCTGCTCGACCTCCTCTTCAAGGCGAATCCGGACGCGCGCGTCTTCGCCCTCGACACCGACGTGCTGTTCGAGGAGACCTACGAGCTGTGGCGCCAGACCGAGGCGCGCTACGACACGACGATCGAGCGCTGGCACGGTCCGACGCTGAACGAGCAGGCCGCCGAGCACGGCGACCGGCTGTGGGAGCGCGACCCCTCGAAGTGCTGCGGCATCCGCAAGGTCGCGCCGCTGCGCGCCGGCCTGTCGAAGCTGGACGCGTGGATCACGGGCATCCGCCGCGAGCAGTCGCCGGCGCGCGCGAACGCCGCCAAGGTCGAATGGGACGACGCCTTCGGCCTGGTCAAGGTCAACCCGCTCGCGGACTGGACCGACAAGGACGTCTGGCGCTACGTCATGGCGCACGACCTGCCGTACAACCCGCTGCACGACCGCGGCTACTCGTCCATCGGCTGCTTCCCGTGCACGAACCCGGGCGAGGGCCGCGCGGGGCGCTGGGCCAGCTCGGACAAGATCGAGTGCGGACTGCACCAGGAGGACGCATGAGCGACGCCACCGCCGACGTGACGACCGCGGTGCAGGGCCCGGCCGTCGCCGGACTCTCCAAGCTGCGGGCGCTGGAGTCCGAGGCGATCCACGTCATGCGCGAGGTCGCCGCCGAGCTCGAGCGGCCGGCGCTGCTGTTCTCGGGCGGCAAGGACTCCATCGTCCTGCTGCGCCTGGCCGAGAAGGCGTTCCGTCCCGGCCGCTTCCCCTTCCCGCTCGTGCACGTCGACACCGGGCACAACTTCGACGAGGTCCTCGACTTCCGCGACCGCCGCGCCGCCGAGCTGGGCGAGCGGCTGATCGTGGCGCGGGTGCAGGACACGATCGACGCCGGGCGCGTGGCCGACGGCTACGACCCCGCGAGGCCCGGCTCCTCGCGCAACCAGCAGCAGACGCAGACGCTGCTGGACTGCATCGAGGAGCACCGCTTCGACGCGTGCTTCGGCGGTGCCCGCCGGGACGAGGAGCGCGCCCGCGCGAAGGAGCGCATCTTCTCGTTCCGCGACGACTTCGGCGGCTGGGACCCGAAGAACCAGCGGCCCGAGCTGTGGAACCTCTACAACGGCCGGCTGCGGTCGGGCGAGAACGTCCGCGTCTTCCCGATCTCGAACTGGACCGAGCTCGACGTCTGGCAGTACATCGCCGAGGAGCGGCTGGTGCTGCCGTCGATCTACTTCGCCCACGAGCGCGAGGTGGTCCGCCGGAACGGGATGCTCTACGCGGTCTCGCCGTACCTGCGGCCGCACGAGGGGGAGACCGTCGAGACGCTGTCGGTCCGCTACCGCACCGTCGGCGACCTGACGATCACCGGGGCGGTGGAGTCGACGGCGAGCACGCTCGAGGACGTCGTCGCCGAGATCGCCGCCACGCGCGTGACCGAGCGCGGCGAGACCCGCGCCGACGACCGCGTGTCCGAGGCCGCGATGGAGGACCGCAAGGTCCAGGGGTACTTCTAGATGACGACCGCCACCACGCCGCATGCCGGCCCCGTCGCCGCGACCGCCGACCTGCTGCGGGTCGCCACCGCGGGCTCCGTCGACGACGGCAAGTCGACGCTCATCGGCCGCCTGCTCTACGACTCGAAGCAGGTGCTCGTCGACCAGCTCGAGCAGGTGCAGGAGGCGTCGGTCCGCCGCCACGGCGCCGGCGCCGTCGACCTGTCGCTGCTGACGGACGGCCTGCGCGCCGAGCGCGAGCAGGGCATCACGATCGACGTCGCCTACCGCTACTTCACGACCGGCGACCGCAGCTTCATCCTGGCCGACACCCCCGGCCACGTGCAGTACACGCGCAACATGGTCACGGGCGCGTCGACCGCCGACCTGGTGATCGTGCTCGTCGACGCGCGCCAGGGCGTCATCGAGCAGACCCGGCGCCACACGTTCATCGCGTCGCTGCTCGGCATCCGCCACGTGACGTTCGCGGTCAACAAGATGGACCTCGTCGACTGGGACGAGGAGCGCTTCCGGGCGATCGAGGCGGAGACGACGCGGATCGCCGCGCAGCTCGGCATCCCCGACATCCACGTCATCCCGATCAGCGCGCTCGAGGGCACGAACGTCGTCGACCGCGGCGACGTGCCCGGGTGGTACCCCGAGGACGCCGACCACCCGACGCTGCTGCGCCATCTGCAGACGGTGCAGGTGGCGAGCGACCGCAACCTGACCGACGTGCGCTTCCCCGTGCAGTGGGTGATCCGGCCTGGAGGGGCGGTGGGTCGGGACGGGGTCCGTGCGGCGGATGCGGACCTGCACGACTACCGCGGCTACGCGGGGCAGGTCGCCGGCGGCGTGCTGCGGCCGGGCGACGAGGTGCAGGTGCTGCCGTCCGGCGTGCGCACCCGGATCGCGCGGATCGAGACCTTCGACGGCGACCTGGACGAGGCGACGGCGCCGATGTCGGTGACGGTGCACCTGCAGGACGACGTCGACGTCTCGCGCGGCGACGTCCTCGTCGGGGCCGGCGACGACGCCGCGGCGCTGTGCCGCCGCGAGTTCGAGGCCGACGTCTGCTGGATGAGCGACCGTCCGTTGCGCCCGGGTCAGCGGCTGCTGCTCAAGCACACGACGACGACCACGGTGGCGAAGGTCGACGCGGTGCTCGACCGGCTCGACCTTCACACCCTGGACCGCGTGGCGCCCGACGCCGCCGGCGGGCTGGAGCTGAACGACATCGGCCGGATCCGCCTGCGGGTGAAGCGCCCGCTCGTCGCGGACCCCTACGACGTCGACCGCACGACCGGCGCGTTCATCCTCGTCGACGAGGGCACGAACGACACGGTCGCCGGCGGGATGATCCGCTAGACGGGCGCGGGGCGCTGGGGGCCCGCCGCCGCCGGCCCCGAGGGCCTTTCGCCCTGCGCCGCCGCACCGCTGCGCCGCGGGCCTGCGGCGGGGCCTGCCGCCCGGGCCCCCGGGCCCGTCTCGCACCGCTGCGCCGCGGGCCTGCGGCGGAGCCGGGGCCTTCTGGGGACCGGCCGCCGGGTCGGCCCTCAGCCGCCCGCCACCGCGCGGACGATCCGCAGCGCGACGTGGTCCCGGCCCGTGACCGTCGCCGTCACGCGCAGCCCGCCGATCCGGGCGGTGTCCCCCCGCGCGACCCGTGCGCGCATCCCGTCGACCGTCACGGCGACGTCCCCGGGCTGCAGGTCGGAGACCCCCACGGTGACGCCCAGCTCGTCGACGCGCATCTCGGCGTCGCCGTCCGCCTCGAGCGTGCAGACGCTGCCGCCGTGGCACGCGTAGGCGCTCTCGGTCCCGCAGCCGACGGCGCCCGCCCCCGCGAGGGCCAGGAGCAGCAGGACGGGCAGGCGGGCA comes from Patulibacter sp. SYSU D01012 and encodes:
- a CDS encoding GTP-binding protein; translated protein: MTTATTPHAGPVAATADLLRVATAGSVDDGKSTLIGRLLYDSKQVLVDQLEQVQEASVRRHGAGAVDLSLLTDGLRAEREQGITIDVAYRYFTTGDRSFILADTPGHVQYTRNMVTGASTADLVIVLVDARQGVIEQTRRHTFIASLLGIRHVTFAVNKMDLVDWDEERFRAIEAETTRIAAQLGIPDIHVIPISALEGTNVVDRGDVPGWYPEDADHPTLLRHLQTVQVASDRNLTDVRFPVQWVIRPGGAVGRDGVRAADADLHDYRGYAGQVAGGVLRPGDEVQVLPSGVRTRIARIETFDGDLDEATAPMSVTVHLQDDVDVSRGDVLVGAGDDAAALCRREFEADVCWMSDRPLRPGQRLLLKHTTTTTVAKVDAVLDRLDLHTLDRVAPDAAGGLELNDIGRIRLRVKRPLVADPYDVDRTTGAFILVDEGTNDTVAGGMIR
- the cysD gene encoding sulfate adenylyltransferase subunit CysD — translated: MSDATADVTTAVQGPAVAGLSKLRALESEAIHVMREVAAELERPALLFSGGKDSIVLLRLAEKAFRPGRFPFPLVHVDTGHNFDEVLDFRDRRAAELGERLIVARVQDTIDAGRVADGYDPARPGSSRNQQQTQTLLDCIEEHRFDACFGGARRDEERARAKERIFSFRDDFGGWDPKNQRPELWNLYNGRLRSGENVRVFPISNWTELDVWQYIAEERLVLPSIYFAHEREVVRRNGMLYAVSPYLRPHEGETVETLSVRYRTVGDLTITGAVESTASTLEDVVAEIAATRVTERGETRADDRVSEAAMEDRKVQGYF
- a CDS encoding phosphoadenylyl-sulfate reductase, which gives rise to MSTPADSATTAGPPVPELPDLEASSAAEVVAWALDEYHPQIALACSFQKEESVLLDLLFKANPDARVFALDTDVLFEETYELWRQTEARYDTTIERWHGPTLNEQAAEHGDRLWERDPSKCCGIRKVAPLRAGLSKLDAWITGIRREQSPARANAAKVEWDDAFGLVKVNPLADWTDKDVWRYVMAHDLPYNPLHDRGYSSIGCFPCTNPGEGRAGRWASSDKIECGLHQEDA